A stretch of Coccidioides posadasii str. Silveira chromosome 2, complete sequence DNA encodes these proteins:
- a CDS encoding uncharacterized protein (EggNog:ENOG410PGCW~COG:P~TransMembrane:1 (i46-66o)~BUSCO:4563at33183), producing the protein MSRNDPLLVPSDHSPERSDAEEDALLTGQRTHRSERRRGPSFWREVGLFSWALIATAAVIILAVVYQHQQSTGRREGSLAPGDKPAGKRNLIFMVSDGMGPTSLSMTRSFRQSRDGLPIDDILVLDKHHIGQSRTRSSSSLITDSAAGATAFSCAKKSYNGAISVLPDHSPCGTVLEAAKAAGYMTGLVVTTRITDATPACFSSHANMRSYEDLIAEHQIGEYPLGRQVDLIIGGGRCHFLPNTTSGSCRGDARDIVQLAKSKGFSYIDDREGFDGLKMGSAAQLPLLGLIAEKNVPFEIDRRFQNDIYPSLEEMTRTALKALSDATRDSDKGFFIMIEGSRIDHAGHGNDPAAQVHEVLAYDRAFAAVLEFLEKDSTPGVLVSTSDHETGGLSAARQLHESYPDYKWFPGVLENATHSSEYLETKLYNYLDDEGKSVPKEEQRAYVRRQFVEKGLGIFDAKNSEIDQLLQAGDPVPAAYVFADMISRRAQIGWSTHGHSAADVNIYASSPEDALDLVGNHENTEVGDFLAKYLDLDLDAITQKLKETQTSPKAATHDYAWMGEPLADDVVVDELDTYHGDFKKRSLSGRSVNYIGGGGCGCGAVH; encoded by the exons ATGTCCCGGAACGATCCCTTGCTAGTACCCTCCGACCACTCGCCGGAACGAAGCGATGCCGAAGAAGATGCCCTCCTCACCGGTCAGCGGACTCATCGAAGCGAGCGTCGCCGTGGTCCATCATTCTGGCGTGAAGTTGGATTGTTCTCCTGGGCTTTAATAGCCACTGCAGCCGTTATCATCCTCGCAGTCGTGTACCAGCATCAGCAGTCGACCGGTAGACGTGAAGGAAGCTTGGCCCCCGGCGATAAGCCGGCAGGAAAACGGAATCTTATTTTCATGGTTTCTGATGGAATGGGCCCTACGAGTTTGTCGATGACACGGAGCTTCCGGCAATCGCGGGATGGCCTTCCCATCGACGATATTCTCGTTTTGGATAAGCATCATATCGGACAGTCTCGAACAAGATCATCGTCTAGCTTGATTACGGACTCTGCGGCGGGCGCGACGGCATTTTCTTGTGCGAAGAAGAGTTATAACGGTGCTATCTCTGTGCTGCCCGACCATAGCCCATGCGGGACCGTCCTAGAGGCAGCGAAGGCGGCTGGGTATATGACAGGGTTGGTGGTTACAACAAGAATTACAGATGCCACCCCCGCCTGCTTTTCTTCCCATGCCAACATGCGCTCGTATGAGGACTTGATTGCAGAGCACCAAATCGGAGAATACCCGCTGGGACGCCAGGTTGATCTTATCATTGGGGGAGGCAGATGCCATTTCCTTCCAAACACTACTTCTGGCAGCTGTCGTGGTGACGCCAGAGATATTGTGCAGCTTGCCAAATCTAAAGGTTTTTCATATATTGATGACCGTGAAGGGTTCGATGGACTTAAAATGGGCAGTGCGGCCCAGCTTCCATTACTTGGCCTTATCGCGGAAAAGAATGTGCCATTCGAAATTGACCGTCGATTTCAAAACGACATATATCCTTCTCTGGAAGAAATGACTCGCACGGCCTTGAAAGCCTTAAGCGATGCCACACGCGATAGCGACAAGGGCTTCTTTATTATGATTGAAGGTTCGCGTATTGACCATGCTGGCCATGGCAATGATCCTGCCGCCCAGGTCCATGAAGTCCTAGCTTATGATAGAGCTTTTGCTGCTGTCCTGGAATTCCTTGAAAAAGACTCTACTCCCGGTGTGCTTGTTAGCACATCGGATCACGAGACCGGAGGCCTATCGGCGGCCCGGCAGCTTCATGAGTCGTATCCTGACTACAAATGGTTCCCAGGTGTCCTTGAGAATGCCACGCATTCCTCTGAGTACTTAGAGACCAAGCTCTATAACTACCTTGATGACGAAGGAAAATCCGTGCCCAAGGAGGAGCAGCGTGCGTACGTACGTCGACAATTCGTGGAGAAGGGACTTGGAATATTTGATGCGAAAAATTCCGAAATCGACCAACTCCTCCAGGCCGGCGACCCGGTGCCGGCCGCGTATGTTTTCGCTGACATGATCAGCCGAAGAGCCCAGATAGGATGGTCAACTCATGGACATTCCG CTGCGGATGTGAATATCTACGCCTCTTCCCCAGAAGACGCCTTGGATCTTGTCGGTAATCACGAAAACACCGAAGTTGGCGACTTCTTAGCTAAATATCTCGACTTGGATCTTGATGCAATCACCCAAAAACTCAAGGAGACTCAAACTAGTCCAAAAGCTGCCACCCATGATTACGCCTGGATGGGCGAACCATTAGCTGATGATGTCGTCGTCGATGAACTCGACACCTACCATGGCGACTTCAAGAAACGTAGTCTCTCTGGGAGAAGCGTCAATTATATCGGCGGTGGAGGATGTGGTTGCGGAGCGGTGCATTGA
- a CDS encoding uncharacterized protein (EggNog:ENOG410PNVB~COG:S), whose product MHSPSTQLLRILRASITSSERAIAQQPHLRRCPVSRPANPPFIVPISQQHRAISSSVALNGPESSNHGGNGRQPPLQPPRRAPPPQPRRRTELTTADLKPKTRYRGPPPPEDSDTNTSMRTDLGALDVFANVAAPSTAIDACLEDGFHLNNGVKITDGSGCLLVDGEVFAWKPWEAGKGAMVNEKGQWEVAEEAWGVLSLVWPKPDLLILGLGRTIRPISPETRRHINQLGIRIEIQDTRNAAAQFNLLATERGVREVAAALIPLGRKG is encoded by the exons ATGCATTCTCCATCCACCCAGCTCCTTCGGATATTGCGAGCATCCATTACGTCGTCCGAAAGGGCCATTGCGCAACAACCACATCTCCGCCGGTGTCCGGTTTCCCGACCCGCCAATCCCCCCTTCATCGTGCCGATTTCGCAGCAACACCGCGCAATATCCTCTTCGGTCGCCCTGAATGGCCCGGAAAGCAGCAACCATGGTGGCAACGGCAGGCAACCGCCCCTTCAGCCTCCACGACGGGCGCCGCCGCCACAGCCTCGTCGCCGCACTGAGCTCACCACCGCAGACCTGAAGCCGAAAACCCGCTACCGCGGGCCGCCGCCGCCGGAAGACTCGGACACGAACACGAGCATGCGGACGGATCTTGGGGCGTTGGATGTCTTTGCCAACGTTGCGGCTCCATCCACGGCGATTGATGCTTGTTTGGAAGATGGGTTTCATCTAAATAATGGGGTTAAGATTACCGATGGGAGTGGGTGCTTGTTGGTCGATGGCGAGGTGTTTGCGTGGAAGCCGTGGGAGGCTGGGAAGGGAGCCATGGTCAATGAGAAGGGCCAGTGGGAGGTTGCGGAAGAGGCATGGGGTGTTTTGAGTTTGGTGTGGCCGAAGCCTG ACCTGCTTATCCTTGGTCTTGGTAGAACTATTCGCCCGATTTCGCCGGAGACGAGAAGGCATATTAACCAGCTCGGAATACGTATTGAGATCCAAGATACAAGAAACGCCGCTGCGCAGTTTAATCTTCTTGCTACGGAGCGAGGAGTTCGAGAAGTTGCTGCGGCACTGATTCCTCTAGGACGGAAAGGTTAG
- a CDS encoding uncharacterized protein (EggNog:ENOG410PH02~COG:Q~TransMembrane:10 (o29-48i96-118o130-148i160-180o210-229i318-338o358-374i441-461o467-486i557-575o)~BUSCO:1644at33183), with protein MESVATANGLRDQIENETLRSALQYLQTSSPIIIVIVFAITFVANSIISAKHIKSNAAVTTGPGGRPLPRRMRSTAVVTTRLAPDFSATTKLAFKWLSVGVLLTFVADAALTMVHTIFYRQEHWWAGQSVVIYIVGSFFAWAIVLVSLVDTTPSPTFAQLYPWVLAVPLEVAILAAHLALYTGPHHEPAIGDPSGGPIRKSITGWESTEVVIAIVRLLAFVGIVLLYTFSSVGWMDNNNGAGESTETTRLLSSASAINNGTNGYGSSHQNSKAQNPKPVEAEAAWVRPVSVPSTSWWEYLSGYSIFFPYLWPSKSRRLQLTVVFCFGLVILQRVVNVLVPHQIGTITNVLSQDGGESFYIPWGGICLYVFYRWLQGNQGLIGSLRSFLWIPVSQYSYMELSTAAFEHVHGLSLDFHLGKKTGEVISALNKGNSINTFLEQVTFQVVPMLVDLCVAVAYFAIAFDVYYALVVTVVTFVYLYVTVRLAQWRAEMRRQMVNANRQEDAVKNDSMVSYETVKYFNAEQYEFDRYRDAVKDFQKAEYQVLFSLTLLNTTQNTVFMLGLMITCFIAAFQVATGERKVGQFVALLTYMAQLQGPLNFFGTFYRSIQSALINSERMLELFREQPTVIDGPSASTLSRCTGDIKFNNVEFAYDCRKPALNGLTFHCEPGTTTALVGESGGGKSTVFRLLFRFYNALSGSILIDDRDVDTITIDSLRSHIGVVPQDTVLFNETLMYNLKYANPSATDEDVFDACRAASIHDRILTFPDGYETKVGERGLRLSGGEKQRVAIARTILKNPRIILLDEATAALDTDTEEHIQGALSTLSKGRTMLVIAHRLSTITTADQILVLHNGQVIEKGNHEQLLAMRGRYASMWRKQIRAQRAAAEAQVLQVRAERLRTASTTAGGEDSSSQSDDENVGGDGATDPKPVRPSLGQRSSKISDTKGQSH; from the exons ATGGAGTCTGTTGCTACTGCCAACGGCCTGCGGGACCAGATCGAGAATGAAACCCTCAGAAGCGCCCTGCAGTACCTGCAGACCAGTTCACctatcatcatcgtcattgTTTTCGCTATAACCTTTGTAGCAAACTCGATCATATCCGCCAAACACATCAAGAGCAATGCTGCTGTTACGACCGGCCCTGGTGGCAGACCCCTCCCCAGGCGCATGCGGAGTACGGCCGTGGTCACAACCCGCTTGGCCCCAGATTTCTCGGCCACGACGAAGCTCGCGTTCAAATGGCTCTCGGTCGGCGTGCTGTTGACCTTTGTCGCCGATGCAGCCTTGACCATGGTCCACACCATCTTCTATCGCCAAGAGCATTGGTGGGCAGGACAATCCGTCGTG ATCTATATCGTGGGTTCGTTCTTCGCTTGGGCCATTGTCTTGGTATCTCTGGTCGATACCACTCCGTCTCCAACCTTCGCACAACTGTACCCATGGGTGCTAGCTGTGCCTCTGGAAGTGGCTATCCTGGCCGCGCATCTCGCTTTGTATACAGGCCCTCACCATGAACCGGCCATCGGTGATCCGAGCGGTGGTCCTATTAGGAAAAGCATCACTGGATGGGAATCAACAGAGGTCGTCATCGCTATTGTTCGCCTTTTGGCCTTCGTGGGAATTGTCCTGCTGTATACCTTTAGCTCTGTTGGCTGGATGGACAACAACAATGGGGCCGGCGAGTCCACAGAAACAACAAGATTGCTGAGCTCCGCATCTGCCATTAACAACGGTACGAATGGGTACGGATCGTCTCACCAAAACTCCAAAGCTCAGAACCCTAAACCCGTTGAAGCAGAAGCCGCTTGGGTTCGACCAGTCTCCGTTCCTTCAACTAGTTGGTGGGAATATCTCAGTGGATATTCCATTTTTTTCCCTTATCTGTGGCCTTCAAAATCTCGCCGATTGCAGTTGACAGTGGTCTTTTGCTTTGGCCTTGTTATATTGCAACGAGTAGTCAACGTCCTAGTGCCGCATCAGATCGGTACAATAACAAACGTCCTTTCTCAGGATGGGGGCGAATCCTTCTATATTCCTTGGGGAGGAATATGCCTATACGTCTTTTATCGCTGGCTGCAAGGAAATCAAGGTTTGATCGGATCATTGCGTTCGTTCCTCTGGATTCCAGTCAGTCAATATTCCTATATGGAACTTTCTACTGCAGCATTTGAACATGTGCATGGTCTTAGCTTGGATTTTCACCTTGGAAAGAAAACTGGCGAGGTGATTTCAGCATTGAACAAAGGAAATTCCATAAATACTTTTCTGGAGCAAGTGACCTTCCAGGTGGTGCCCATGCTTGTTGATTTGTGCGTTGCGGTCGCTTATTTTGCTATCGCATTTGACGTGTACTATGCCCTGGTGGTAACTGTGGTCACTTTTGTCTATCTTTATGTGACAGTTCGCCTGGCACAATGGAGAGCAGAGATGCGGCGACAGATGGTCAATGCAAACAGACAGGAGGATGCAGTCAA AAATGATTCAATGGTGTCGTATGAAACAGTGAAATATTTCAACGCCGAGCAATACGAATTCGACCGTTATCGTGATGCCGTCAAAGACTTTCAGAAGGCAGAGTATCAAGTTCTCTTCTCACTCACATTGCTGAACACAACTCAGAACACTGTCTTCATGCTGGGACTGATGATAACCTGTTTTATTGCTGCATTTCAAGTAGCCACAGGAGAGCGCAAGGTAGGCCAATTTGTGGCACTGTTGACATACATGGCGCAGCTTCAGGGACCATTGAATTTCTTTGGCACATTCTACCGGTCAATTCAATCTGCCTTGATCAATTCGGAGCGAATGCTGGAGCTCTTTAGAGAACAGCCAACCGTCATTGACGGTCCCTCAGCGTCCACATTGTCGCGTTGTACTGGGGATATCAAATTTAACAATGTTGAATTTGCATATGACTGCCGCAAACCGGCGTTGAATGGCTTGACTTTCCACTGTGAGCCGGGAACCACTACTGCTCTTGTAGGGGAGTCCGGGGGTGGCAAATCGACAGTGTTCCGTCTTCTCTTCCGGTTCTACAACGCTCTTTCAGGAAGTATCTTGATCGACGACCGCGATGTTGACACCATCACGATTGACTCTCTTCGTAGCCACATTGGCGTTGTTCCGCAGGATACTGTCCTTTTCAATGAGACTCTGATGTACAACTTGAAATATGCAAACCCGTCGGCAACTGACGAAGATGTATTTGATGCATGCCGCGCTGCTAGCATTCATGATAGGATCCTTACCTTCCCAGATGGTTACGAAACTAAGGTTGGAGAGCGTGGTCTTCGATTGAGTGGCGGTGAAAAGCAGCGAGTAGCTATTGCACGCACCATTTTGAAAAACCCGCGCATTATCTTACTTGACGAGGCTACCGCTGCGCTTGACACTGACACAGAAGAACATATCCAGGGGGCCTTGTCTACTCTATCCAAGGGGCGCACAATGCTTGTCATCGCTCACCGTTTAAGCACTATAACTACTGCTGACCAGATTCTTGTGCTTCACAACGGGCAAGTTATTGAAAAGGGGAATCACGAGCAACTGCTCGCGATGAGAGGACGATATGCCAGCATGTGGCGAAAGCAAATCCGAGCACAGCGCGCGGCGGCAGAGGCGCAGGTACTGCAGGTTCGTGCAGAGCGTCTGCGAACTGCGTCCACAACAGCAGGAGGTGAGGACAGTTCAAGCCAGTCAGACGATGAAAACGTCGGCGGCGATGGAGCCACGGACCCAAAGCCTGTGCGTCCATCTTTGGGCCAGCGGTCGTCTAAAATCTCCGACACCAAGGGCCAAAGCCACTAA
- the RTC1 gene encoding SEA (Seh1-associated) complex subunit (EggNog:ENOG410PHM3~COG:U~BUSCO:745at33183) produces the protein MMTDSPRNQGSAANAAPPPAPPLPPAPPPLPPQRYAIRATSAFARFAHPFFYGSRPPSPQQNSPRVTSTIPAGLKHSASTAGASPIVSHKTGIPIAALDVSPQRTHAILAGREILKTIRVTPDHCSEEVNIRSAIIGYSATHNASPAALSSKHKEQLSARDVKWSNGEYDQVIATAATNGRIAVFDLNRAGVELGRFHEHTRQVHRLAFNPHRGAWLLSGSQDATIRMWDLRVLSGTRGVVNFGSKHRFNGHSEAVRDVRWSPADGVEFATATDSGAIQRWDVRKENAPLMKINAHEKPCSAIDWHPDGKHLVSGSADRLIKVWDFSSTDRRQKPCFQLRTPQSLSNVRWRPASWTGDDADTGDWQSTQVVTAYDQEDPRIHLWDFRRPHLPFKEFDHYSRSATDMLWLSSELLWSVNSEGVFTQADINHVPQVIQRRRPCAVAWSPSGDIAFAHQRARRCQPSTSYNLAEFLGHDYNSGSNEKNASFTDDAVDEPPLVPHRKRPNRTAYSRLSKSLSGASSISEDEPPQVVSLEKAVAKSGSYEPTETGMIGRISGVTLDQDIFTYLAQSYSSLLTSYFSQGASPTAIKLFLDSFDHNAAQAERVGLYKLGRTWKIAKYVVSMELTARAKEQPMLEEKPSSQKDEQIGEKRPVNKEPLTGKVSSRLFEGVAEAKGQALTAAELENGSDIATPLARPKCDVPVGKSGGDKEAGLRDDPPELAPLPPSVLGHNQWSKQAATQDEVPDNVRQMHEPAQKESLSGGNRSAPRAIARRADWRLQDEGALEPQDDRQKNDYDQIAEEKKTALREYKPISKDVLSLDTLSRGGTRPPQPMTYARHDSAESFPMFSASTDSSHRAKSLADEAASPQRKQDTSDLGGSPWSAVGDSPLQTIPELQDNSPSKGRERNESDASLSGMSFEDILPDLDSIHLERPAVPLPFIVQSSPISNYSEEEHSPRDQLALLDAQANPESNIAACEGAQSEITNFPLSVKSVSPPWSPQSMLREVVKYYSSNSTVDLVSAVHFLHKLHILFRSLDDIIPYEERQSILQSYNEQLLRRKMFIEAAEVRLQCAPTYPAVYDYAQKDSYINVYCFQCNKPYENSIRNNKLCQRCNVAQSPCSICMSRNPPEDWLMQASDLMNTFGTEPKSNSPFSAAQSRLEEDPVKNAAALNPSVLNKGERGLYHKTSGKCGLTLWSWCQGCGHGAHTACQVIWLTELSSSEGGCATPGCGHDCGPGPVRERARASRKMARDLQSLRSSSVSFAKRDSWTAGESKAVERVRGMLGVATASASGTAASSPSPVVAGSGGASAVLSPKKVRLVTPGEQGKRQDSNTNTSGRRGGGNILKGGKRGRGS, from the exons ATGATGACCGACTCTCCGCGGAATCAAGGGTCTGCGGCGAACGCAGCTCCTCCGCCAGCACCCCCACTCCCTCCTGCTCCCCCTCCATTGCCGCCGCAAAGATATGCTATCAGAGCGACAAGCGCGTTCGCGCGGTTCGCCCATCCGTTCTTCTACGGGTCACGTCCGCCCAGTCCCCAGCAAAACTCGCCGCGCGTGACCAGCACCATACCTGCGGGCTTAAAGCACTCTGCTTCCAC GGCTGGAGCTTCTCCTATAGTGTCCCACAAGACCGGCATTCCGATCGCTGCCCTTGACGTATCTCCCCAGCGCACGCATGCCATCCTCGCCGGTAGAGAAATTTTGAAAACGATCAGAGTGACGCCCGATCACTGTTCCGAAGAGGTCAATATTCGTTCAGCCATTATAGGTTATTCTGCAACCCACAACGCGTCTCCGGCTGCGCTCTCGTCTAAGCATAAGGAGCAGTTATCGGCAAGGGACGTGAAATGGTCGAATGGGGAATACGACCAAGTAATTGCAACCGCTGCCACCAACGGCCGGATCGCCGTGTTTGATTTGAACCGCGCTGGCGTAGAGTTGGGCCGTTTTCATGAGCACACCCGTCAGGTTCACAGGTTAGCCTTCAATCCGCATAGGGGCGCGTGGCTCCTGTCAGGCAGCCAAGATGCGACGATCCGGATGTGGGACTTGCGCGTTTTGTCGGGCACAAGGGGCGTTGTAAACTTCGGTAGCAAACATCGTTTCAATGGACATAGTGAAGCGGTGCGAGATGTCCGTTGGTCGCCGGCCGATGGGGTTGAATTCGCTACAGCCACGGATAGCGGTGCGATTCAGCGGTGGGATGTACGCAAAGAGAATGCCCCTTTAATGAAAATCAATGCACATGAAAAGCCATGTTCTGCAATTGACTGGCACCCGGACGGAAAGCACCTGGTGAGCGGCAGTGCAGACCGACTCATTAAAGTCTGGGACTTCTCATCGACAGATCGGAGGCAGAAACCGTGCTTTCAGCTTCGCACTCCTCAATCACTGTCGAATGTCAGATGGCGCCCGGCTTCATGGACTGGAGACGATGCGGATACCGGGGATTGGCAATCTACGCAGGTGGTGACCGCTTACGATCAAGAAGACCCGCGTATTCATCTCTGGGATTTTCGAAGGCCACATCTTCCCTTCAAGGAGTTTGACCATTACAGTCGCTCTGCAACTGACATGTTATGGCTCTCAAGTGAATTGCTCTGGTCCGTAAACAGCGAAGGGGTGTTTACACAAGCAGATATAAACCATGTGCCTCAGGTCATCCAGCGACGTAGGCCTTGTGCCGTGGCGTGGAGTCCATCTGGTGATATCGCATTCGCTCATCAACGGGCAAGGAGATGCCAACCTAGCACTAGCTATAATCTGGCGGAATTCCTTGGGCATGATTATAACTCCGGGTCGAATGAAAAGAATGCTAGTTTCACTGATGATGCAGTCGATGAGCCTCCACTGGTGCCTCATCGAAAGCGACCTAATAGAACAGCATACTCCAGGTTATCCAAATCACTCAGCGGTGCATCTTCTATCTCAGAAGATGAACCACCGCAGGTTGTCTCTCTTGAAAAGGCTGTTGCTAAAAGTGGATCTTATGAACCAACAGAAACTGGGATGATTGGACGGATATCTGGTGTCACGCTTGATCAAGACATCTTCACATATCTTGCCCAAAGCTATTCATCTCTGTTGACCAGTTATTTTAGTCAAGGCGCTTCGCCCACAGCAATAAAACTATTTTTGGACAGTTTCGATCATAATGCGGCACAGGCTGAACGTGTTGGTTTGTACAAATTGGGCCGAACCTGGAAGATTGCCAAATATGTTGTTTCAATGGAACTTACAGCTCGTGCCAAAGAACAGCCAATGCTTGAAGAGAAACCATCGTCCCAGAAGGATGAGCAGATCGGCGAAAAACGACCTGTAAATAAGGAACCACTGACTGGAAAAGTTTCGAGCCGGTTGTTCGAAGGTGTTGCTGAGGCAAAGGGTCAAGCGCTCACGGCCGCCGAGCTTGAAAATGGATCTGACATTGCCACTCCTCTAGCACGTCCGAAGTGTGATGTCCCAGTGGGTAAATCTGGCGGTGATAAAGAGGCGGGCCTAAGAGACGATCCCCCAGAGCTTGCACCGCTTCCACCCTCAGTTTTGGGGCATAATCAGTGGTCAAAACAGGCGGCTACACAGGATGAGGTGCCTGATAATGTTAGGCAAA TGCATGAGCCTGCTCAGAAGGAATCGCTCTCCGGCGGTAACAGGTCTGCGCCGCGTGCAATTGCTCGTCGTGCAGACTGGAGGCTTCAAGATGAGGGAGCACTTGAGCCCCAAGATGATCGACAGAAAAATGATTATGATCAGATAGCGGAGGAGAAAAAGACCGCTTTGCGGGAATATAAGCCGATCTCTAAAGATGTATTGTCTCTGGATACATTATCCCGGGGGGGCACCAGGCCGCCTCAACCGATGACATATGCTCGGCATGACTCCGCTGAGAGCTTTCCTATGTTTTCCGCCTCCACGGATAGCTCCCACCGTGCAAAATCTCTTGCTGACGAAGCTGCTTCTCCTCAGAGGAAACAGGATACTTCTGATTTAGGGGGGAGCCCCTGGTCGGCGGTTGGAGACAGTCCGCTACAAACTATCCCGGAGCTTCAGGATAATTCTCCGTCAAAAGGCAGAGAAAGAAATGAGAGCGATGCATCGTTGAGTGGGATGTCATTTGAAGACATTCTGCCTGATCTGGATAGCATTCATCTGGAACGGCCTGCCGTACCACTTCCGTTCATTGTGCAGTCCTCTCCAATCAGTAattattcagaagaagaacacTCACCGAGAGACCAGCTTGCTTTGTTAGACGCCCAAGCGAATCCTGAAAGCAATATTGCTGCATGTGAAGGAGCTCAGAGTGAAATCACGAATTTTCCTCTCTCGGTTAAATCTGTATCCCCCCCCTGGAGCCCGCAGTCGATGTTGAGGGAGGTGGTAAAATATTATTCCTCCAACTCCACTGTCGACCTAGTCAGTGCAGTCCATTTTTTACACAAGCTGCATATCCTGTTTCGTTCTCTTGACGATATTATCCCCTACGAAGAACGGCAATCGATACTTCAATCGTACAACGAGCAGCTTTTACGTCGCAAAATGTTTATTGAAGCCGCTGAGGTCCGACTTCAATGCGCACCGACTTACCCCGCTGTTTACGATTATGCCCAAAAGGACTCTTACATTAATGTTTATTGTTTTCAGTGCAATAAGCCATATGAAAACTCTATTCGTAATAATAAACTGTGTCAGCGCTGTAATGTTGCACAGTCGCCCTGCTCGATCTGCATGAGCCGCAACCCACCGGAGGATTGGCTTATGCAAGCTTCTGATTTAATGAATACCTTCGGCACAGAGCCCAAGTCCAATTCACCATTCTCGGCCGCACAGTCCCGGTTGGAAGAGGATCCGGTGAAGAACGCGGCTGCCCTCAATCCCTCCGTGCTTAATAAGGGAGAGCGCGGACTCTATCATAAAACATCCGGAAAATGTGGCCTAACGCTATGGTCTTGGTGTCAAGGATGCGGCCATGGCGCGCACACTGCCTGTCAGGTCATTTGGCTTACGGAATTATCATCTAGCGAAGGTGGCTGCGCTACTCCCGGCTGTGGACATGATTGTGGGCCTGGCCCAGTAAGAGAACGCGCCCGTGCCTCCAGAAAGATGGCGCGGGATCTGCAATCCCTACGTAGCTCAAGTGTATCCTTTGCGAAACGGGACTCCTGGACTGCAGGGGAAAGCAAGGCTGTTGAAAGGGTCAGGGGGATGCTGGGAGTCGCGACTGCTTCTGCCTCTGGAACTGCCGCGTCGTCGCCTTCACCTGTCGTTGCTGGGAGTGGTGGTGCCTCGGCAGTGCTGTCTCCAAAGAAGGTTAGACTAGTTACGCCTGGGGAGCAGGGGAAGAGGCAGGATAGTAATACTAATACTAGTGGCAGAAGGGGCGGAGGAAATATTCTAAAAGGTGGAAAGCGAGGACGAGGAAGTTAA